The following proteins are co-located in the Bdellovibrio sp. ArHS genome:
- a CDS encoding GatB/YqeY domain-containing protein — protein MEIRDQVTADIKAAMIAKDSVKLGALRMLQAAIKNREIDMRPNPITGDEVLGVVKKLVKQRKESIEQFQQAGRQDLVDQESAELKVLEVYLPAQMSREQIEALVTEVIAATGAKTVKDMGPVMKEVIARSGGAADNKVVSEIIKSKLA, from the coding sequence ATGGAAATCAGAGATCAAGTCACAGCGGATATCAAAGCCGCGATGATCGCAAAAGACAGTGTTAAATTGGGAGCGCTTCGTATGCTCCAAGCTGCGATCAAAAACCGCGAAATCGACATGCGCCCGAACCCAATCACAGGCGACGAAGTTCTTGGCGTAGTAAAAAAACTTGTTAAGCAAAGAAAAGAATCTATCGAACAATTCCAACAAGCGGGTCGCCAAGATCTTGTGGATCAGGAATCTGCCGAATTGAAAGTTCTTGAAGTTTATTTGCCTGCGCAAATGAGCCGTGAACAAATCGAAGCTCTAGTCACTGAAGTCATTGCGGCAACAGGTGCAAAAACGGTGAAAGACATGGGACCTGTGATGAAAGAAGTCATCGCTCGTTCTGGTGGCGCGGCGGACAACAAAGTCGTCAGCGAAATTATCAAATCTAAACTTGCATAA
- the rpsU gene encoding 30S ribosomal protein S21 — MAMVKIKDGESFESAFRKFKKSCEKAGILSEVKKREHFEKPSVRLKKKSLAARKRAVKKSRKGWND, encoded by the coding sequence GTGGCAATGGTTAAGATCAAAGACGGTGAGTCTTTTGAATCTGCATTCAGAAAATTCAAAAAATCTTGCGAAAAAGCAGGTATTCTTTCTGAAGTGAAAAAACGTGAACACTTTGAAAAGCCCTCAGTAAGACTTAAAAAGAAGTCTCTTGCAGCTCGTAAACGCGCTGTAAAAAAATCGAGAAAAGGCTGGAACGACTAG
- a CDS encoding TerC family protein — MEMLSNPQIWIAFGTLFALELVLGIDNVIFISILAGKLPKDQQQKARMTGLGLAVLTRILLLFSLSWIIGLTEPIFSVMDHEISGRDLILLLGGLFLLVKSTAEIHHKLEGVEGSQSKNVAHSFGAVIVQILLLDIVFSLDSVITAVGMVKELSVMIAAVLASTAVMIFSAKTISDFVDSHPSLKILALSFLLMIGFTLIVEALEVHIPKGYVYFAMAFSIGVEMLNIRMRKASAKDHVKLRERIAEEK, encoded by the coding sequence ATGGAAATGCTTTCGAATCCTCAAATCTGGATTGCCTTCGGTACTTTGTTCGCTTTGGAACTGGTCCTGGGAATCGACAACGTTATCTTTATTTCAATTCTGGCGGGAAAACTGCCTAAGGACCAACAGCAAAAGGCGCGTATGACGGGCCTGGGGCTGGCAGTTTTGACTCGTATTCTGCTACTGTTCTCTCTGTCTTGGATCATCGGTTTGACCGAGCCTATTTTTTCAGTCATGGATCACGAAATTTCTGGGCGCGATCTTATTCTTCTTCTGGGCGGTTTGTTTCTTCTTGTTAAAAGTACCGCCGAAATTCATCACAAGCTAGAAGGAGTCGAAGGTAGCCAGTCCAAAAACGTCGCCCATTCTTTCGGTGCAGTTATCGTGCAGATCCTTCTTTTGGATATCGTTTTTTCACTCGATTCTGTGATCACTGCCGTCGGGATGGTGAAAGAATTGTCCGTGATGATTGCGGCAGTTCTGGCCTCGACCGCTGTTATGATTTTTTCGGCGAAAACAATCAGCGATTTTGTCGATTCGCATCCGTCTTTGAAGATCCTTGCTTTGAGCTTCCTATTGATGATTGGCTTCACCTTGATCGTCGAAGCTTTGGAAGTGCATATTCCCAAAGGATATGTTTACTTCGCCATGGCCTTTTCTATCGGCGTGGAAATGCTGAATATTCGTATGCGTAAAGCCAGTGCCAAAGACCACGTTAAACTTCGTGAAAGAATCGCGGAGGAAAAGTAG
- the tadA gene encoding tRNA adenosine(34) deaminase TadA gives MSSQRQQDSYWMRKALHLARKAAVKGEVPVAAILVGPEGLISWAVNTRERQQTPLGHAELFALHKASQKKHSWRLSDCTLYVTLEPCVMCAGAIQQARLKRVVYGASDPKGGAVQSLYQVLSDSRLNHQVEITPGVLADECAALIQSFFQDRREEKKTEQSQKIFRDRASVVVVHKNQILGFHAVDPTSKMPYFFLPGGAIEPGESLPDAAARECLEETGYKVRILEETAFERKYDFPWNGKINACRTVFYLAVLDQEWTPPHKVEDADYHKGVAWISAKDASQIFSYNKEILWAVQKLLKTAQKKSALR, from the coding sequence GTGTCTTCCCAGCGCCAACAGGATTCTTATTGGATGCGCAAGGCCCTGCATCTTGCGCGTAAAGCGGCGGTTAAGGGAGAAGTTCCTGTCGCCGCCATTCTGGTGGGACCTGAGGGCCTTATTTCCTGGGCTGTGAACACGCGCGAAAGACAACAAACCCCCTTGGGTCATGCGGAACTTTTCGCGCTTCATAAAGCTTCTCAGAAAAAACACAGTTGGCGATTGAGCGACTGCACTCTTTATGTAACCTTAGAGCCCTGCGTGATGTGTGCGGGCGCTATTCAACAGGCGCGTCTGAAGCGGGTTGTTTATGGCGCTTCTGACCCAAAGGGTGGCGCCGTTCAAAGTCTTTATCAAGTCCTCAGCGACTCTCGATTGAACCATCAAGTCGAAATCACCCCGGGGGTTCTTGCCGACGAATGCGCCGCTCTTATTCAAAGCTTTTTTCAAGATCGTCGCGAAGAAAAAAAGACCGAACAGTCGCAAAAGATTTTTCGCGACAGAGCCTCGGTTGTAGTCGTGCACAAAAATCAAATTTTAGGCTTCCACGCTGTCGATCCAACGTCGAAAATGCCCTACTTTTTTTTACCGGGGGGCGCAATTGAACCCGGAGAAAGTCTGCCCGACGCCGCCGCCCGCGAGTGCTTGGAAGAGACTGGCTACAAAGTTCGCATCCTTGAAGAAACCGCTTTTGAAAGGAAGTACGATTTTCCTTGGAACGGAAAAATTAACGCGTGCCGAACGGTGTTCTATTTGGCGGTGTTGGATCAAGAATGGACTCCGCCTCACAAAGTGGAGGATGCCGACTATCACAAAGGTGTTGCCTGGATAAGCGCAAAAGATGCCTCACAGATCTTTTCATATAACAAAGAGATCCTTTGGGCCGTGCAAAAATTGCTGAAAACCGCCCAAAAGAAATCCGCCTTGCGCTGA
- a CDS encoding DEAD/DEAH box helicase, translating into MTTTKFTDLPLIAPLQFALKEAGYETPTPIQLASIPVLLQGKDLLGIAQTGTGKTAAFSLPILQNLAKHQSRPEAKCPRALILTPTRELAIQIHENIEAYSKHLKLKHAVIYGGVGQNPQVRALQAGVDILVATPGRLLDLFSQKFLRLDKVEIFVLDEADRMLDMGFMQDIKRILPLLPKKRHNLFFSATMPPEISKLAHNILVNPEKVEVTPTSSTAEKVDQTVMYVEKKDKLDLLIHLLNDNDLYKVLVFVQMKHGANRVVDKLVKANISAAGIHGDKSQSARQRALEDFRNGDVRVLVATDIAARGIDIEGITHVINLEVPHIPESYVHRIGRTARAGASGAAISFCTAEEKSFMYAIEKVTRQPVPLVKNQPYHSEAIEKAQVLSAGKAKAILEGQRLENRAKNRAGQKPKHASGGHSSHGGGRPHKSADSHKRKASHSGGEDRPQKAASHKSGASQSSGPNKSPAGKKADAQKPKRRFFGFGRKG; encoded by the coding sequence ATGACAACGACAAAATTTACTGACCTCCCCTTGATAGCCCCTCTTCAATTCGCACTTAAAGAAGCAGGATATGAAACCCCAACACCCATTCAGTTGGCCTCCATTCCTGTACTTTTACAGGGGAAGGACCTTCTCGGAATCGCACAAACAGGAACCGGAAAAACTGCCGCGTTCAGCCTACCTATTTTGCAGAACCTGGCAAAACATCAATCTCGCCCGGAAGCAAAATGCCCGCGAGCTTTGATCCTAACGCCGACGCGTGAACTTGCGATTCAGATTCACGAAAACATTGAGGCCTACAGCAAACACTTAAAGCTTAAACATGCCGTCATCTATGGTGGCGTCGGGCAAAATCCCCAAGTCCGAGCCTTGCAAGCTGGTGTCGACATTCTGGTCGCCACTCCGGGACGCCTGTTGGATTTGTTTTCGCAAAAGTTTTTGCGTCTGGATAAAGTTGAAATTTTCGTTTTGGATGAAGCCGATCGCATGCTCGACATGGGTTTCATGCAAGATATTAAACGTATTTTGCCTTTGCTTCCCAAAAAGCGTCACAACTTGTTTTTCTCGGCGACAATGCCTCCCGAGATTTCAAAGTTAGCGCATAATATTTTAGTGAATCCGGAAAAGGTGGAAGTCACTCCGACATCTTCGACCGCCGAAAAGGTGGATCAGACGGTGATGTACGTGGAGAAGAAAGATAAGCTTGATCTTTTGATCCACCTTCTTAACGACAACGATCTCTATAAAGTCTTGGTTTTTGTGCAAATGAAGCACGGCGCGAATCGTGTGGTAGATAAATTGGTGAAAGCCAACATTTCCGCTGCGGGTATTCACGGAGATAAATCGCAGTCCGCTCGCCAACGTGCTCTTGAAGATTTCCGCAATGGTGATGTTCGGGTTTTAGTGGCGACAGATATTGCCGCTCGTGGAATTGATATCGAAGGCATTACTCACGTTATTAATCTTGAAGTGCCTCACATCCCCGAAAGTTACGTTCACCGCATTGGGCGAACAGCTCGCGCGGGAGCTTCCGGTGCCGCCATTTCATTCTGTACTGCCGAGGAAAAATCCTTCATGTACGCGATTGAAAAGGTCACTCGCCAGCCGGTTCCTTTGGTCAAAAATCAACCTTACCATTCTGAGGCCATTGAAAAAGCGCAGGTTTTAAGTGCCGGCAAGGCCAAGGCGATCTTAGAAGGTCAGCGTCTAGAAAACAGAGCCAAGAATCGTGCGGGCCAAAAGCCGAAACACGCTTCTGGTGGCCATAGTAGCCATGGTGGCGGCAGACCCCACAAGTCTGCTGATTCTCACAAAAGAAAAGCCTCTCATAGCGGTGGAGAAGACAGACCGCAAAAAGCGGCTTCTCACAAAAGTGGGGCTTCACAAAGCAGTGGCCCCAATAAGAGTCCTGCTGGAAAAAAGGCGGACGCGCAAAAACCTAAAAGAAGATTTTTTGGATTTGGCAGAAAGGGCTAA
- a CDS encoding protein-glutamine glutaminase family protein, protein MRLVALFFSLLIVQTSWALTPTEACQFKELVQSAPDDFSSRDRFLAEELCSSAGVYEESLLPDNNAASQAGTSAKMTDYKEFYQSLAKSLDSFNKSEICDPKSAKYKGVVYPTVTLQKTAAGDIPVSVLTEEEAAKIFSDFAKDERYAFGATSNGCYARAHIFSQQMEKKGIRVAKMFLEGRLVIPEEKRVYEDQNIWNYHVAPVVAVKTNKGIELRVLDPALYDKPVPVKQWTDTLLTTSQDKKEALAYVTDRFNLGPLRGETLPSAKKDPNRLKWHAADTVQAQHELEARQEEQRMLASDREDERFEEAR, encoded by the coding sequence ATGCGTTTGGTCGCCTTATTTTTTTCACTTTTAATAGTTCAAACTTCCTGGGCTTTAACGCCCACAGAGGCATGTCAGTTTAAAGAGCTTGTTCAGTCAGCTCCTGACGATTTTTCGTCGCGAGATCGTTTTCTCGCGGAAGAACTTTGTAGCTCTGCCGGGGTTTATGAAGAATCTTTGCTTCCCGATAATAACGCCGCTTCACAAGCGGGAACCTCGGCAAAGATGACGGACTATAAAGAGTTCTATCAGTCTCTTGCAAAATCTTTGGATAGCTTTAACAAATCGGAAATCTGCGACCCGAAATCTGCAAAATATAAAGGAGTCGTTTACCCCACAGTCACTCTGCAAAAAACAGCTGCCGGAGACATTCCGGTTTCTGTTTTAACTGAAGAAGAAGCGGCCAAGATCTTCAGTGATTTTGCGAAGGATGAACGCTATGCCTTTGGCGCCACCTCAAATGGCTGTTATGCACGGGCGCATATTTTTTCCCAACAAATGGAGAAGAAGGGAATCCGAGTCGCAAAAATGTTTTTAGAAGGTCGTCTAGTGATCCCGGAAGAAAAGCGGGTTTATGAAGATCAGAACATTTGGAATTACCACGTAGCTCCAGTCGTGGCGGTGAAAACAAATAAGGGAATTGAGCTGCGCGTTTTAGATCCGGCTTTATATGATAAACCTGTTCCAGTGAAACAGTGGACCGATACCTTATTGACGACTTCTCAGGATAAAAAAGAAGCACTGGCTTACGTCACCGATCGATTCAACCTCGGGCCTTTGCGTGGCGAAACACTTCCGTCGGCAAAGAAAGATCCAAATCGCTTGAAGTGGCATGCCGCAGATACGGTTCAAGCGCAACACGAACTAGAGGCTCGTCAGGAAGAGCAGAGAATGTTGGCTTCCGACCGCGAGGACGAGCGGTTTGAGGAGGCAAGATGA
- a CDS encoding M48 family metalloprotease codes for MDQKEALLKLDDVLDQWISTPMGRRTFLASLPLLMTACATEQHRQREGNLRGDETTLTYEEERNLTKEALPQMRKDYPAVQNPQLQSYISQLGKKIVAANNLQGNPYSYNFTVVDVGYVNAFALPAGTIFVTAPLIAMADSEAELAGVIGHEVGHVKARHTAQRMEAAKKAEGKSWIYAAGGGILGGALGYGLGKLLCAPSDDQCMQKATMYGAAAGAGGGLLVQKYAFMANSREDEMEADRIGFRTSVAAGYDKDKVGLFYEKLLKMEEQAKGQHNQMLSSLADAMSTHPPSRERVTQMNQMAAEQRGNSRAIVSSKEFDRMKGLCSELAKRKQQKTG; via the coding sequence ATGGATCAAAAAGAAGCCCTTTTAAAACTTGATGACGTCTTGGACCAATGGATCAGCACCCCCATGGGCAGAAGGACCTTTCTTGCCTCTTTGCCACTATTAATGACGGCCTGTGCGACCGAACAACATCGTCAGCGCGAAGGAAATTTGCGAGGGGATGAAACAACTCTCACTTATGAAGAGGAAAGAAATTTAACCAAGGAAGCCTTGCCACAAATGCGCAAGGACTATCCGGCAGTTCAAAATCCTCAACTTCAATCCTATATTTCCCAATTGGGAAAGAAAATTGTCGCCGCCAACAATCTTCAGGGAAATCCCTATTCCTATAATTTCACGGTAGTGGATGTAGGTTACGTCAATGCGTTTGCACTTCCGGCCGGAACCATCTTCGTAACGGCGCCTCTTATTGCAATGGCTGATTCGGAGGCCGAACTGGCTGGAGTCATAGGACACGAAGTCGGCCATGTGAAGGCTCGGCATACGGCCCAGCGAATGGAGGCGGCCAAAAAAGCCGAGGGCAAATCCTGGATATATGCTGCTGGCGGCGGCATTTTAGGCGGCGCTCTGGGGTACGGTTTGGGTAAACTTCTTTGTGCACCCAGTGACGACCAATGCATGCAAAAGGCAACAATGTATGGGGCCGCAGCCGGCGCAGGTGGCGGACTTTTAGTTCAAAAGTACGCTTTCATGGCAAATTCTCGCGAGGACGAAATGGAAGCCGACCGTATTGGTTTTAGAACTTCGGTTGCTGCCGGATATGACAAAGACAAAGTCGGATTGTTTTATGAAAAGCTTCTGAAAATGGAAGAACAGGCCAAGGGGCAGCACAATCAAATGTTGTCTTCTTTGGCTGATGCCATGAGCACCCATCCCCCGAGTCGCGAACGAGTCACGCAGATGAATCAAATGGCGGCGGAGCAAAGAGGAAACTCACGAGCGATCGTATCGTCCAAAGAGTTTGATCGAATGAAAGGACTGTGTTCAGAACTTGCGAAACGAAAACAACAAAAAACAGGATAA
- a CDS encoding response regulator transcription factor — MNMFTTTNPLRGADLAAKKIVIVDDYEESCKLLAEILSTTYECTYTSDSNSAVKLINEKRPDLILLDYKMPGLMGVDVCRMVRESATTKNTPIIFVSGAATIDERIKAFETGADDFISKPFHVKELILRIKARLSDKESESASELTAANLKMNLLSRQVFVDGEEVGLTPKQFDILKMLVAAKNNLVTREKCLTEIWGDTEVTSRNVDSQINYLKRKIQKFNGRIVAVPSLGYRLESSEN; from the coding sequence ATGAATATGTTTACCACCACCAATCCTTTGCGAGGTGCGGATTTGGCAGCGAAAAAGATTGTTATTGTTGATGACTATGAAGAGAGCTGTAAGCTTCTGGCTGAAATTCTCAGTACGACGTATGAGTGCACCTACACTTCTGACAGCAACTCGGCCGTAAAGCTTATTAATGAAAAAAGACCGGATCTTATTTTGTTAGACTACAAAATGCCGGGTTTGATGGGTGTTGATGTTTGTCGTATGGTTCGCGAAAGTGCGACGACAAAAAACACACCTATTATCTTTGTTTCTGGGGCCGCGACCATTGATGAAAGAATCAAGGCCTTTGAGACTGGCGCGGATGATTTCATTTCCAAGCCTTTTCATGTGAAAGAGCTGATTCTGCGGATTAAGGCACGTCTTTCTGATAAAGAGTCCGAGTCGGCTTCTGAATTGACGGCAGCAAATTTAAAAATGAACCTTTTGTCGCGTCAGGTATTTGTCGATGGGGAAGAAGTGGGTTTAACACCGAAGCAATTCGACATTCTGAAAATGTTGGTGGCGGCAAAGAACAACCTAGTGACCCGTGAAAAATGTTTAACGGAAATCTGGGGTGACACTGAAGTGACATCGCGAAATGTGGATTCCCAAATCAATTACTTGAAACGGAAAATTCAAAAGTTCAACGGACGTATTGTGGCGGTCCCATCACTGGGATATCGACTGGAGTCTTCTGAAAATTAA
- a CDS encoding translation initiation factor has product MKNTRLVYSTDPKENVRCPKCKQLQSECKCVAEESVEEGQFTVIFRLEKGGRGGKIVTVMDGFPRNEDFLKNLAKELKAKCGVGGTHILSPKSGIIEIQGDKRDQLKKILESKRIKYKGV; this is encoded by the coding sequence ATGAAGAATACTCGTTTAGTTTATAGCACCGACCCAAAAGAGAACGTGCGTTGTCCCAAATGTAAACAGCTCCAATCCGAATGCAAATGCGTTGCTGAGGAGTCCGTAGAAGAGGGGCAGTTCACCGTCATCTTCCGCCTGGAAAAGGGCGGCAGGGGCGGAAAGATCGTTACGGTGATGGATGGATTTCCTAGAAACGAGGACTTCCTTAAAAATCTCGCTAAAGAATTAAAAGCCAAGTGCGGCGTTGGCGGCACTCACATTCTTTCTCCAAAAAGTGGTATAATAGAGATTCAAGGTGACAAACGCGATCAACTTAAGAAAATACTGGAGTCCAAGCGCATCAAGTACAAGGGCGTTTAA
- a CDS encoding SpoVR family protein, with protein MANLTPELEAERKRICQIAKDAGLDFFETIFELITYDQINQFAAYGGFPVRYPHWKFGMEYEHLSKSYEYGLSKIYEMVINTDPCYAYLMEGNAMMDQKLVMAHVYGHCDFFKNNIWFSKTNRKMMDQMANHATRIRRYMDRYGYETVESFIDVCLSLENLIDRYSPYVEKSVAKPADSRAQEPNYLLRVDRSYMRDYINPPSFVEEQRKKAEEEAMQKAQRFPQEPEKDILNFLIHYAPLTDWQQDVLSIIRDEAYYFSPQGMTKTMNEGWASYWHSHLMTTKILNDSEIIDFADHHSGTMAMAPNGYNPYKVGIELFRDIEERWNKGQFGREWEECDDVRERKNWNRNLRLGREKIFEVRKVCNDVTFIDQFLTEDFCVRNKLFVYKFNKKTGKFEVDTKDFKAIKAQLLFHMTNFGQPIIRIEDANFENRGELLLTHLHEGIDMQPDFMSETLKNVFKMWKRPVNLATVMDETPQLFRFDGKEYTQHKLGEEPTPNPSTQESSGS; from the coding sequence ATGGCGAATTTAACTCCTGAATTAGAAGCAGAACGAAAAAGAATCTGTCAGATCGCGAAAGACGCGGGACTGGATTTTTTTGAAACTATTTTTGAATTGATCACTTACGATCAGATCAATCAGTTTGCGGCTTATGGCGGCTTTCCAGTTCGTTATCCTCATTGGAAGTTCGGAATGGAGTACGAACATCTTTCCAAGAGCTATGAATACGGTCTTTCTAAGATCTATGAAATGGTGATCAATACGGATCCTTGTTACGCCTATCTTATGGAAGGCAACGCCATGATGGATCAGAAGCTGGTTATGGCGCATGTCTACGGCCATTGTGACTTTTTCAAGAACAACATTTGGTTTTCGAAAACAAATCGTAAAATGATGGACCAGATGGCGAATCATGCCACCCGTATCCGTCGTTATATGGATCGTTATGGCTACGAAACGGTGGAAAGTTTTATCGACGTCTGCTTAAGCCTGGAAAATCTGATCGACCGTTACAGCCCCTATGTGGAAAAGTCTGTGGCTAAACCCGCAGACTCCCGCGCCCAAGAGCCCAACTATCTTCTGCGTGTCGACCGTTCTTATATGCGCGACTACATCAATCCGCCCTCCTTTGTTGAAGAACAAAGAAAGAAAGCTGAAGAAGAGGCGATGCAAAAGGCGCAGCGCTTTCCGCAGGAACCGGAAAAGGACATTCTTAACTTCCTTATTCACTATGCGCCGCTAACAGACTGGCAGCAGGACGTACTTTCAATCATTCGGGATGAGGCTTACTATTTCTCTCCGCAAGGCATGACGAAAACCATGAATGAAGGGTGGGCTTCCTACTGGCATTCACATTTAATGACGACCAAGATCTTAAATGATTCCGAGATCATCGACTTTGCCGATCATCACAGCGGCACGATGGCGATGGCACCGAACGGTTACAATCCGTATAAAGTGGGTATCGAGCTTTTCCGCGACATCGAAGAAAGATGGAACAAAGGACAGTTCGGCCGCGAGTGGGAAGAGTGTGATGATGTGCGCGAACGCAAGAATTGGAATAGAAACCTCCGTTTGGGGCGGGAAAAAATCTTTGAGGTGCGCAAAGTTTGTAACGACGTCACTTTCATTGATCAGTTCCTGACCGAGGACTTCTGCGTTCGTAATAAACTTTTTGTTTATAAATTTAATAAAAAGACCGGAAAGTTTGAAGTCGACACAAAAGATTTCAAAGCGATCAAGGCTCAACTGCTGTTTCATATGACAAACTTCGGTCAGCCTATCATCAGAATTGAAGACGCGAATTTTGAAAATCGGGGAGAACTTTTGTTAACTCATCTGCATGAAGGTATTGATATGCAGCCGGACTTCATGAGCGAGACCCTGAAAAACGTCTTCAAGATGTGGAAACGGCCGGTAAATCTGGCGACGGTCATGGATGAAACCCCGCAGCTTTTTAGATTCGACGGAAAGGAGTATACACAGCATAAGCTGGGTGAAGAGCCCACTCCGAATCCTTCGACTCAAGAAAGCTCCGGTTCATGA
- a CDS encoding DUF444 family protein → MSIREDNNRFREIVKGKVKEDLRKYVSQGEMIGKREDEYVKIPLPRIDIPNFRYGPKQQGGVGQGEGQPGQDVGDPGEGGQGQAGEAPGEHLLEVELSMEELADILGEKLQLPRIEPKGAKNIESLKTKFTGLAPVGPEGLRHFKSSYKRALKRMVGAGTYNPEEPLVLPIRRDMQYKSFKKVNQPQTQAVVIYMMDVSGSMGDEQKEIVRLESFWINTWLKKHYKGLETRFIIHDAAAKEVDEDTFFRTSESGGTLISSAYKLCQEIILKDYPVHEWNIYPFHFSDGDNWSGEDTRLCIKMMSEFFLPNCNVFSYGQVESKYGSGQFLKDLQKEFGNDERLTLSQIENRDKILDSIKDFLGKGR, encoded by the coding sequence ATGTCAATTCGGGAAGACAACAACAGGTTTAGAGAAATCGTTAAAGGCAAGGTTAAAGAAGACCTTCGCAAGTATGTCTCCCAGGGCGAGATGATTGGGAAGCGCGAGGATGAGTACGTTAAGATTCCTCTTCCTCGCATTGATATTCCAAACTTTCGTTACGGCCCCAAACAGCAGGGCGGGGTCGGTCAAGGGGAAGGTCAGCCTGGCCAAGATGTTGGCGATCCGGGTGAAGGTGGACAAGGACAGGCCGGAGAAGCTCCAGGGGAGCATCTTTTGGAAGTCGAACTTTCCATGGAAGAGCTGGCGGACATTCTTGGCGAGAAACTGCAACTGCCGCGCATTGAGCCTAAAGGCGCGAAAAACATCGAATCATTAAAGACAAAATTTACCGGGCTTGCTCCTGTCGGTCCCGAAGGTCTGCGACATTTTAAATCTTCTTATAAAAGAGCTTTAAAGCGCATGGTCGGCGCGGGCACCTATAACCCGGAAGAGCCGTTGGTGTTGCCGATTCGTAGAGACATGCAGTACAAGTCTTTCAAAAAAGTGAATCAACCGCAGACTCAGGCTGTCGTTATCTACATGATGGACGTGTCAGGCAGTATGGGCGACGAGCAAAAAGAGATCGTTCGGCTTGAAAGCTTCTGGATCAATACGTGGTTGAAGAAGCACTACAAGGGCCTGGAAACGCGTTTCATTATTCACGATGCGGCAGCAAAGGAAGTGGATGAGGATACATTTTTTAGAACCAGCGAATCCGGTGGTACATTAATCAGCTCGGCCTATAAACTTTGTCAGGAGATCATCCTGAAAGACTATCCGGTTCACGAGTGGAACATTTATCCCTTCCATTTCAGCGACGGCGATAACTGGTCCGGTGAAGATACGCGTCTATGTATTAAGATGATGTCTGAATTCTTTCTGCCAAATTGTAACGTCTTCAGTTACGGACAGGTGGAAAGTAAATACGGAAGCGGACAGTTTCTTAAGGATTTACAAAAGGAATTTGGCAACGACGAAAGACTCACTCTGAGCCAAATTGAAAACCGCGACAAGATCCTAGACTCGATCAAGGATTTCTTGGGCAAAGGACGCTAA